The Puntigrus tetrazona isolate hp1 chromosome 3, ASM1883169v1, whole genome shotgun sequence genome contains a region encoding:
- the LOC122342097 gene encoding zinc finger protein 329: MTKLQVINTFLTERLMATLNEIMDMIGGTVLQYEKELDSVQKDNEYLRRRLKEIEKLVESNGPAISDPAPSSPPPHLKWTPSIETETMPTEIYQNQNQVQTEQLTSTKVEEFSNHAHLVLTESDTDIPCPQLPNPLARTDEDFETSSLNEFPCGVKTEPFESLDSQSTAANTSGYSPTPHCTPQLPATTDINHKSDPKVFSVSNSTDLESAKRMKLKAKTLHVSLSKISQNVLKTSCPESGVAHANYNTAHQNSDSRSLRNDAISGNSHLGIANVTINPLRHSPFSREIRQFRGRGRGRGRVKGPGTHVCPQCGKLFPHHSRLKVHMLIHTGEKPYACAQCGKRFNNDGTLRNHSRVHLQLRLFDCPVCARSFKDAYTCRNHMRVHNR; this comes from the exons ATGACCAAACTGCAGGTCATCAACACCTTTCTGACGGAGCGCCTAATGGCGACGCTGAATGAAATCATGGACATGATCGGCGGGACTGTCCTGCAGTATGAAAAAGAGCTGGACAGCGTGCAGAAGGACAACGAGTATTTGAGACGCAGACTGAAGGAGATTGAGAAACTCGTCGAGTCAAACG GTCCAGCTATTTCAGACCCCGCCCCATCATCCCCACCACCGCATCTAAAGTGGACTCCCAGCATTGAAACTGAAACCATGCCAACAGAGATCTATCAGAATCAGAACCAGGTACAAACCGAACAGCTCACCAGCACGAAAGTAGAAGAGTTCTCCAACCATGCTCATCTGGTGTTGACCGAATCAGACACCGATATACCTTGTCCCCAGTTACCAAACCCACTGGCTCGTACAGACGAGGACTTTGAAACATCCTCTTTAAACGAATTTCCTTGTGGTGTAAAAACAGAGCCCTTTGAAAGTCTCGATTCACAATCCACCGCTGCTAACACATCAGGCTACAGTCCAACACCTCATTGCACTCCTCAGTTACCAGCTACTACCGATATTAACCACAAGTCTGATCCTAAAGTGTTCAGTGTATCGAATTCCACTGATCTGGAATCAGCTAAACGGATGAAGTTAAAGGCTAAAACCTTGCATGTATCCCTCAGTAAAATAAGCCAAAATGTGTTAAAGACCTCTTGTCCTGAGTCAGGTGTAGCTCACGCCAACTACAACACCGCTCATCAAAACTCAGACTCCAGATCACTTAGGAACGATGCTATTAGCGGCAACTCTCATCTCGGTATAGCTAACGTTACGATTAACCCCCTACGTCACTCGCCGTTCAGCAGAGAGATCAGGCAGTTTCGGGGAAGAGGACGGGGACGAGGAAGAGTCAAAGGTCCTGGGACGCACGTATGCCCTCAGTGTGGAAAACTCTTCCCCCATCACTCCCGGCTAAAGGTGCACATGCTCATTCACACAGGGGAGAAGCCTTACGCTTGCGCTCAGTGCGGGAAACGCTTCAACAACGACGGGACTCTGAGGAACCACAGCCGCGTGCATCTGCAGCTCCGTCTGTTTGACTGTCCTGTGTGTGCACGGAGCTTTAAAGATGCCTACACCTGTCGAAATCACATGCGTGTTCATAATAGGTGA
- the doc2a gene encoding double C2-like domain-containing protein alpha, translating to MTVRKGKKLTISIQEHMAIDVCPGPIRPIRQISAYFPRLSPTAEPVSPNPASPLALSPGLGASGGPSGGLLSPLQAGARGGGGTLSAASSIETSVDICSSDSDDSTALGTLEFELRYERSTSSLHCTIIRAKGLKPMDFNGLADPYVKLHLLPGACKANKLKTKTVRNSLNPVWNETLTYIGITEEDMLRKTLRLSVCDEDKLTHNEFIGESRVALRRVKPDQTKRFYTCLEHPPPLPSPTAMGAALRGISCYLREWENEQLTSLEERGRLLLSLQFLPPPAEGEAEGRRGGLYVGVLRCAHLAAMDVNGFSDPYVKIYLKPDVKKKSKHKTAVIKKTLNPEFNEEFFYEIPLSELVHKTLEVTVWDYDLGRSNDFIGGVCLSCHVQGDALRHWMDCLRNKGQRVERWHILANELPQTTCHD from the exons ATGACGGTGCGTAAGGGAAAAAAGCTCACCATCTCCATCCAGGAACACATGGCCATAGACGTCTGTCCCGGCCCCATACGTCCAATTAGACAGATCTCTGCCTATTTCCCTCGACTCTCCCCGACCGCTGAGCCTGTCTCTCCTAACCCTGCTTCTCCTCTGGCTCTCAGCCCGGGGCTTGGGGCCTCTGGAGGACCGAGCGGAGGTCTCCTGTCCCCTCTGCAGGCAGGGGCCAGGGGAGGCGGAGGCACTCTGTCAGCAGCGAGCAGCATTGAGACATCGGTGGACATCTGCAGCTCAGACAGCGATGACAGTA CTGCGCTGGGGACGTTAGAATTTGAACTGAGGTATGAGAGATCAACCAGTTCACTCCACTGTACCATCATCAGAGCCAAG gGTCTGAAACCTATGGATTTTAATGGCTTGGCCGACCCTTATGTCAAACTTCATCTTCTGCCAGGAGCATGTAAG GCTAACAAACTGAAAACCAAAACTGTACGCAATTCTCTAAATCCTGTTTGGAATGAGACTCTCACTTACATTGGCATCACAGAGGAGGACATGCTCAGGAAGACTCTGAG gtTATCGGTGTGCGATGAGGATAAACTGACTCACAATGAGTTTATTGGAGAGTCTCGTGTGGCCCTGCGACGTGTGAAACCAGACCAGACCAAGCGTTTCTACACCTGTTTAGAACATCCACCACCT CTTCCCTCTCCTACAGCCATGGGAGCAGCACTGCGAGGGATTTCCTGTTACCTACGAGAG TGGGAGAACGAACAGTTGACCAGTTTGGAAGAGAGGGGCCGCCTGTTGCTCTCGCTGCAGTTTCTGCCTCCACCTGCAGAGGGTGAAGCAGAAGGCCGGCGAGGGGGCCTGTATGTCGGAGTGCTGCGCTGTGCCCATCTGGCAGCCATGGATGTCAACGGCTTCTCGGACCCCTATGTAAAAAT ATACCTGAAGCCAGATGTGAAGAAGAAATCCAAACACAAAACGGCAGTGATTAAAAAGACCCTTAACCCAGAATTCAATGAG GAGTTCTTCTATGAGATTCCTCTATCCGAACTGGTCCATAAGACACTGGAGGTCACAGTATGGGACTATGATCTGGGAAGATCTAACGATTTCATAG GTGGCGTGTGCCTGAGCTGTCACGTCCAAGGAGATGCTCTTCGCCACTGGATGGACTGCTTGAGGAACAAGGGTCAAAGGGTGGAGCGCTGGCACATTCTGGCCAATGAGCTGCCTCAGACCACCTGCCATGATTGA
- the nupr1b gene encoding nuclear protein 1b, giving the protein MSNHVDVNNIEPTTFEDRYYDEYEYYNLTDRYTECASRKGRTKKEASSNTNRHNPAGHERKIADKLQNAEKKSKD; this is encoded by the exons ATGAGCAACCACGTAGACGTGAACAACATCGAGCCCACCACTTTTGAGGACCGCTACTACGACgaatatgaatattataatttaacagACCGTTACACCG AGTGCGCTAGTCGCAAGGGCAGGACGAAGAAGGAGGCGAGCAGCAACACGAACAGACACAACCCCGCCGGGCACGAGCGCAAGATAGCGGACAAGCTCCAGAACGCCGAGAAGAAGTCCAAAGACTGA